A single window of Oenanthe melanoleuca isolate GR-GAL-2019-014 unplaced genomic scaffold, OMel1.0 S001, whole genome shotgun sequence DNA harbors:
- the LOC130266054 gene encoding olfactory receptor 14J1-like — protein MSNSSSISHFLLLPLADTRQLQLLHFCLFLGISLAALLGNGLIISTVACGHHLHTPMFFFLLNLALTDLGCICTTVPKAMHSSLWDTRNISYSGCAAQVFFFLFFILAEYFLLTIMCYDRYVSICKPLHYGTLLGSRACAHMAAAAWASGFLNALLHTANTFSLPLCHGNALGQFFCEIPHILKLSCSHSYLRKFGASAFTTSLALGCFVFIIFSYVQIFRAVLRIPSEQGRHKAFSTCLPHIAVVSLFISTGTFAYLKPLSISSPSLDLSLSVLYSVVPPALNPLIYSLRNQELKGATRKLMTLSFQKH, from the coding sequence atgtccaacagcagctccatcagccacttcctcctgctgccattggcagacacgcggcagctgcagctcctgcacttctgcctcttcctgggcatctccctggctgccctcctgggcaacggcctcatcatcagcaccgtagcctgcggccaccacctgcacacccccatgttcttcttcctgctcaacctggccctcactgacctgggctgcatctgcaccactgtccccaaagccatgcacagttctctctgggacaccaggaacatctcctactcaggatgtgctgctcaggtgttcttctttctcttctttatctTAGCAGAATATTtcctcctgaccatcatgtgctacgaccgctacgtgtccatctgcaaacccctgcactacgggaccctcctgggcagcagagcttgtgcccacatggcagcagctgcctgggccagtggctttctcaatgctctgctgcacacagccaatacattttccctgcccctgtgccatggcaatgccctgggccagttcttctgtgaaatcccacatATCCTCAAGCTTTCCTGCTCACACTCCTACCTCAGGAAATTTGGGGCTTCTGCTTTTACTACTTCCTTAGCACTTGGTTGTTTtgtattcattattttctcctatgtgcagatcttcagggccgtgctgaggatcccctctgagcagggacggcacaaagccttttccacctgcctccctcataTTGCTGTGGTCTCTCTGTTTATCAGCACTGGCACATTTGCCTACCTAAAGCCCCTCTCCatttcctccccatccctggatctgtccctttcagttctgtactcagtggtgcctccagccctgaatcccctcatctacagcctgaggaaccaggagctca